A window of the Nitrosococcus wardiae genome harbors these coding sequences:
- a CDS encoding glycine cleavage system protein R, which produces MQQHLVISAIGRDRPGLLKELSGTILDSGCHIEDSRMVLLGAEFAILLIASGSWSAVAKLEAMLPALKQRLDLAVLSKRTESRPSNHKLMPYAVEAISLDQPNIVHELAYFFASRNITIEELSTRRYPALHTGAPLFSVSFIIHLPVDLSIAILREQFMELCDNLNLDAILEPIRGR; this is translated from the coding sequence ATGCAGCAACATTTGGTGATCTCGGCGATAGGACGCGACCGGCCCGGTCTGTTGAAAGAATTAAGTGGAACCATACTCGATAGCGGTTGCCACATCGAAGACAGCCGAATGGTCCTACTCGGAGCGGAATTCGCCATATTGCTAATCGCCTCTGGCAGTTGGAGCGCTGTGGCCAAGCTAGAAGCAATGCTCCCTGCCTTGAAGCAACGCCTCGACTTGGCTGTGCTCAGCAAGCGCACCGAATCCCGTCCCAGCAACCACAAACTTATGCCCTATGCCGTAGAGGCCATATCCCTGGACCAACCCAACATTGTCCATGAACTTGCCTATTTCTTTGCCAGCCGCAATATTACCATTGAAGAGCTCAGCACCCGTCGCTACCCAGCACTCCACACCGGAGCACCTTTATTTTCGGTAAGCTTCATTATACACTTACCCGTTGATTTATCTATCGCGATTCTAAGAGAGCAGTTTATGGAATTGTGTGATAATTTAAACTTAGATGCGATCTTAGAACCTATCCGAGGCCGCTGA
- a CDS encoding peroxiredoxin: MSEVTVGKTVPDFELSATSGQTVKLSHLQGQNVVLYFYPKDDTPGCTREGQDFQDFHAEFERLDTVILGLSRDTLKSHENFKAKQDFPFELLSDPNETVCQRFDVIKPKKMFGKDVKGIERSTFLIDKEGVLRKEWRKVKVEGHVAEVLAAVKSL, encoded by the coding sequence ATGAGCGAAGTCACTGTAGGAAAAACAGTCCCTGATTTTGAACTCTCTGCCACCTCAGGGCAAACCGTAAAGCTATCACACTTACAAGGTCAGAATGTGGTCCTTTATTTTTACCCCAAGGACGACACCCCGGGTTGTACCCGGGAAGGACAAGATTTCCAGGATTTCCATGCAGAATTCGAGCGTCTCGATACGGTCATCCTTGGCCTTTCTCGGGATACTCTGAAATCCCATGAAAACTTTAAGGCAAAACAGGATTTTCCTTTCGAACTTCTATCAGACCCAAACGAAACAGTTTGCCAACGGTTTGACGTGATCAAACCCAAGAAAATGTTTGGCAAGGATGTCAAAGGGATAGAACGCAGCACCTTTCTCATTGATAAAGAAGGAGTTCTGCGAAAAGAGTGGCGTAAGGTAAAGGTGGAGGGGCACGTGGCAGAAGTGCTCGCGGCGGTTAAATCCCTCTGA